In the Candidatus Electrothrix rattekaaiensis genome, one interval contains:
- a CDS encoding DsbC family protein, whose protein sequence is MKHHKIILSFFIVTLLSSSQAIAFQEAGCGAGDCRDCHSVNRDEVAQLLKGKVTDVLDVKRSEVPGLWDVEAVYNGQKLPFYLDFSKSYLISGNVIRLKSNENVTQENFVKMNKIDRSKIPLDDALVLGDSAAENKIIVFDDPECAYCSKLHSEMKKVVEQQPDIAFFIKMFPLAMHPNAKSKAQTIVCARLKGENDKAIKLLEDSLAKKHLAAPDCDSDVVDKNIALAKEFYITSTPTLIMPDGRVLPGFKKADQIISSLKEMEKEEKKK, encoded by the coding sequence ATGAAACACCATAAAATTATTCTTTCTTTTTTTATTGTTACTTTGCTCTCTAGTAGCCAGGCAATAGCCTTTCAAGAAGCGGGTTGCGGTGCTGGCGATTGTCGGGATTGTCATTCTGTTAACCGAGATGAGGTCGCCCAATTGCTCAAAGGCAAGGTTACGGATGTTCTGGATGTTAAACGCAGCGAAGTGCCAGGGCTTTGGGATGTCGAGGCTGTTTATAACGGCCAAAAGCTTCCCTTTTATCTTGATTTTTCAAAGAGCTATCTGATTAGCGGGAACGTGATCAGGCTGAAGAGTAATGAAAATGTGACCCAGGAAAATTTTGTTAAAATGAACAAGATTGATCGTTCGAAGATCCCCTTGGATGATGCCCTTGTTCTCGGCGATTCTGCTGCGGAAAATAAGATCATAGTATTTGATGATCCAGAGTGTGCCTACTGTAGCAAGCTGCATTCAGAAATGAAAAAAGTTGTTGAGCAGCAGCCCGATATCGCTTTTTTTATTAAAATGTTTCCTTTGGCTATGCACCCGAATGCCAAGTCCAAGGCGCAAACCATCGTCTGTGCCAGACTGAAAGGAGAAAATGACAAAGCCATAAAACTCCTGGAAGACAGCTTGGCCAAGAAGCATCTGGCTGCACCGGACTGCGATAGTGATGTCGTTGATAAGAATATCGCCTTAGCCAAAGAGTTTTACATAACCTCCACGCCGACTTTGATTATGCCTGACGGACGAGTTCTTCCTGGATTTAAAAAGGCGGATCAGATTATATCCTCCCTCAAGGAGATGGAGAAAGAAGAAAAGAAAAAATAA
- a CDS encoding SLBB domain-containing protein encodes MKRRTVRCGILLTIISFLIQLAVSSALAAGYINASVANSTVKSTPLNVSNSKPDYAIGAGDVLSIKVYDHEELTVKVRVSEAETIDFPLIGEVHVGGLGITAASERIEAGLADGYIVEPQVTIFVEQFKSKKVVVLGPVHNPGLVELNGPITLLELMSQVGGLKDNAGQTATIKRQENGAQRNISVDLDLLIRTGDPQQNIQIQGGDTVSIAEGAVCFVTGEVNQPGEYPCGRNVTVLKVVSQAGSFTEKALESGIKINRTINGSKRILQNVNQDTLVQPDDVIVVPERTVSKEEEKLCFVSGEVTRPGAYPCSRNTSILKLLTRAGGFTDKALESGIEINRQVNGGKRVLKGVSKDTLLLPEDVVIVPTNFAKKTAKEAVCYITGEVSRPGAYPCFRNTSILKLLTRAGGFTDKALESGIEINRQVNGGKRVLKGVSKDTLLLPEDVVVVPASFAKETAKEAVCYITGEVSRPGAYPCFRNTSILKLLTRAGGFTDKALESGLEINRQVNGGKRVLKAVSKDTLLLPEDVVIVPTNFAKKTAKEAVCYITGQVRKPGAYPCGRNTTVLKLVSLAGSFTGIAAESSIEINRVVNGKKQTMEDVDLDTLLLPEDVIVVPESFF; translated from the coding sequence TTGAAACGCAGAACAGTGAGATGTGGAATCTTGCTGACCATCATTTCTTTCTTAATCCAGCTGGCAGTATCTTCTGCCTTGGCAGCCGGTTATATAAATGCATCTGTTGCCAACTCCACTGTAAAATCTACGCCGCTCAATGTATCAAACAGTAAGCCTGATTATGCAATCGGGGCCGGGGATGTTCTTTCTATCAAAGTCTATGATCATGAAGAATTAACAGTAAAAGTGCGGGTTTCTGAAGCAGAAACGATTGATTTTCCTTTGATCGGTGAAGTTCATGTCGGTGGACTCGGGATAACAGCAGCGTCAGAACGTATAGAGGCAGGTTTGGCCGACGGTTATATTGTTGAGCCTCAGGTGACCATCTTTGTCGAACAGTTCAAAAGCAAAAAAGTTGTTGTTCTTGGTCCAGTGCATAACCCAGGCCTTGTTGAATTGAACGGTCCGATAACTTTGCTGGAGTTGATGTCTCAAGTTGGTGGACTAAAAGATAATGCGGGACAAACAGCAACGATTAAAAGACAGGAAAACGGTGCGCAGAGAAATATTTCTGTTGATCTTGATCTGTTGATAAGAACCGGAGATCCACAACAGAATATTCAGATTCAGGGAGGAGATACGGTTTCAATTGCTGAAGGAGCTGTTTGTTTTGTTACCGGTGAGGTCAATCAGCCGGGTGAGTATCCCTGTGGGCGTAACGTGACAGTCCTCAAAGTTGTTTCTCAGGCAGGAAGTTTTACTGAAAAAGCACTAGAATCGGGTATAAAGATTAATCGAACGATCAATGGGAGTAAGCGTATTCTGCAAAATGTCAACCAGGATACGCTTGTCCAGCCCGATGATGTTATTGTTGTGCCGGAACGGACAGTAAGTAAGGAAGAAGAAAAGCTTTGTTTTGTAAGCGGTGAAGTGACTCGACCCGGTGCGTACCCTTGTTCGAGAAATACGAGTATCCTGAAGCTGTTGACCCGAGCAGGCGGTTTTACCGACAAAGCCCTTGAATCAGGAATTGAGATCAATCGACAGGTTAATGGCGGCAAACGGGTTCTCAAAGGTGTGAGTAAGGACACGTTATTGTTGCCGGAAGATGTTGTTATCGTGCCTACAAATTTTGCTAAAAAAACCGCAAAGGAAGCGGTTTGCTACATTACCGGGGAAGTGAGTCGACCCGGTGCGTATCCTTGTTTTAGAAATACAAGTATCCTGAAGCTGTTGACCCGAGCAGGCGGCTTTACCGACAAAGCCCTTGAATCAGGAATTGAGATCAATCGACAGGTTAATGGCGGCAAACGGGTTCTCAAAGGTGTGAGTAAGGACACGTTATTGTTGCCGGAAGATGTTGTTGTCGTGCCCGCAAGTTTTGCTAAAGAAACTGCAAAAGAAGCGGTCTGCTATATCACCGGTGAAGTGAGTCGACCCGGTGCGTATCCTTGTTTTAGAAATACAAGTATCCTGAAGCTGTTGACCCGAGCGGGCGGCTTTACCGACAAAGCCCTTGAGTCAGGACTTGAGATCAATCGACAGGTTAATGGCGGCAAACGGGTTCTCAAAGCTGTGAGCAAGGATACGTTATTGTTGCCGGAAGATGTTGTTATCGTGCCTACAAATTTTGCTAAAAAAACCGCAAAAGAAGCGGTCTGTTATATCACCGGGCAGGTGAGGAAACCCGGAGCATATCCTTGCGGTAGAAATACCACTGTCTTGAAACTGGTTTCATTAGCTGGTAGTTTTACCGGCATTGCTGCGGAATCAAGTATTGAAATTAATCGTGTGGTTAACGGAAAAAAACAGACTATGGAAGATGTAGACCTTGACACCTTACTCCTCCCCGAGGATGTTATTGTCGTACCGGAAAGCTTTTTTTAA
- a CDS encoding Mrp/NBP35 family ATP-binding protein, with protein sequence MMSSCGSCESEDHSTCHSADAQVAQQDIAITRSLGKIRHKILVMSGKGGVGKSTVAVNLALGLAKKGHRVGLMDVDLHGPDICRMLDLTESLETRQSANGLVPPLLYNENVKVVSLEYMMKDRDEAIIWRGPLKIQAIRQFVADMDWGELDYLVVDAPPGTGDEPLSVAQTIPNVQALVVTTPQAVALADVRKSINFCKTVEMPIIGVVENMSGFICPHCQKTVDIFSSGGGEKTARDFELPFLGKVPMDPRVVIGGDSGQPYLSSDENSPAVQAFAAVVEAVERRLPVKREEIKPAGGLKMATALQNVAESSCGCGCGDGGCDPDKCDC encoded by the coding sequence ATGATGAGTTCATGCGGTTCATGTGAGAGTGAGGACCATTCAACGTGCCATTCTGCCGATGCACAAGTTGCTCAACAGGATATTGCTATTACCCGATCACTCGGTAAGATCAGACATAAAATTTTGGTGATGAGCGGTAAGGGCGGCGTTGGGAAATCCACCGTTGCTGTGAATCTTGCTCTAGGTCTTGCTAAAAAGGGGCATAGAGTCGGCCTGATGGATGTGGATCTGCACGGGCCGGATATCTGCCGGATGCTCGATTTAACTGAATCCTTGGAGACTCGCCAGTCAGCAAACGGTTTAGTGCCGCCGTTGCTGTATAATGAGAATGTGAAAGTGGTTTCCCTAGAATATATGATGAAGGACAGGGATGAGGCGATTATCTGGCGCGGTCCGCTGAAAATCCAGGCTATTCGTCAGTTTGTCGCTGATATGGACTGGGGCGAACTGGACTATCTTGTTGTTGACGCTCCTCCGGGAACCGGTGACGAGCCTTTATCCGTGGCGCAAACCATTCCCAATGTGCAGGCTCTAGTTGTCACCACTCCCCAGGCTGTGGCTCTGGCTGATGTTCGTAAATCCATAAACTTTTGCAAGACCGTTGAAATGCCCATTATCGGGGTGGTTGAAAATATGTCCGGTTTTATCTGTCCCCATTGTCAGAAAACCGTGGATATTTTCAGTTCCGGCGGCGGGGAAAAGACCGCCCGTGACTTTGAGCTGCCCTTTCTCGGCAAAGTACCTATGGACCCGAGAGTCGTTATCGGTGGCGACAGCGGGCAACCTTATCTTTCATCCGATGAGAACAGTCCGGCTGTGCAGGCTTTTGCCGCTGTGGTGGAAGCCGTTGAACGGCGTTTGCCGGTTAAACGGGAAGAAATTAAGCCAGCAGGAGGCTTGAAAATGGCAACTGCTTTGCAAAACGTTGCTGAGTCCAGCTGTGGATGCGGTTGCGGCGACGGCGGATGTGACCCAGATAAATGCGATTGCTGA
- a CDS encoding fatty acid cis/trans isomerase has product MSPVKLFLYALLFALLTACAPPPPPVQILMPDRPVDYLRDVKPLLDKRCVVCHSCYNSPCQLKLSSYEGLDRGASKEAIYNAQRLKTMDPTRLFFDARTTEEWRDKGFYTVTKNTAEAGFNDSLLLRLLAHKMEHPKSSGEYQSEADDLTCAENGNELGSYLDKHPNRGMPFGFPPLTKQEFSLIAGWLAQGGQGPTSEQQQKLIIPKPADQARIERWEAFLNMADPKHRMTSRYLYEHYFLAHIKFQTDTNEYYELVRSRTPPGQPIDLIATVRPYDDPETDTFFYRFRKIHSTLVHKTHMVVHFDSWMLARFKELFIMSKWVEEPHLVGYDIKLSANPFVVFEQIPATSRYRFLLDNAHYIIMTFIRGPVCRGQVALNVINDHFWIMFFDPKYDLSIKYPGFLRMNENNLIMPIERGSEFSMKEMITAVIDNKYHQASLRYLRSRQDFYTANYDKGLGYEAIWKGERVKDAPLLTVYRHFDSASVHRGVLGSLPRTLWVVDYPLLERIYYSLVAGFDVYGTLGHQTAVRLYMDKLRREGELGFLNFMPADQRIKMQQSWYLGAESTLLDATAPFLPAAISFTSDDPKREFIEHIVRQEIPPSAEISFDPVNYLKADSSAPPVPARLETDQEILKGFRAVTGPDSALLSYFNSYKANLAFVRIVRENRPDACFTIVVNRWHDNVSYYAMLLEKNVLDSSKDNLDILPGFVGSYPNYFFKIHEQELPDFLELLSNKEKAEEAEIDRFVGYGINRADPQFWQEYDWFQQRFFQEQPVEAGLFDLNRYHPLARTRE; this is encoded by the coding sequence ATGTCCCCCGTCAAATTGTTCCTCTACGCCCTTCTTTTTGCCCTGCTGACCGCCTGTGCACCCCCCCCTCCCCCTGTTCAAATACTGATGCCGGACCGCCCGGTTGACTATTTGCGTGATGTCAAGCCTTTGCTGGATAAACGCTGCGTGGTCTGCCATTCCTGCTATAATTCTCCCTGCCAATTGAAGCTCAGTTCCTACGAGGGCTTGGATCGGGGAGCGAGCAAAGAGGCCATCTATAATGCGCAACGCTTGAAGACGATGGATCCCACCCGACTCTTTTTTGATGCCAGAACAACCGAAGAATGGCGGGACAAGGGCTTTTATACGGTAACTAAAAATACCGCTGAAGCCGGTTTCAATGACTCTCTTCTGTTACGGTTGCTTGCCCATAAGATGGAGCACCCGAAGAGCAGCGGTGAGTATCAGTCAGAGGCGGACGATTTAACCTGTGCTGAAAACGGAAACGAGCTGGGGAGTTATCTGGACAAACATCCCAACCGGGGAATGCCCTTTGGTTTTCCTCCGTTAACAAAACAGGAGTTCAGCCTGATTGCCGGTTGGCTGGCTCAGGGTGGGCAAGGGCCGACCTCGGAACAGCAGCAGAAGCTGATTATCCCTAAACCGGCGGATCAGGCCCGGATAGAACGTTGGGAAGCCTTTCTGAATATGGCTGATCCTAAGCACAGGATGACCTCTCGCTACCTCTACGAGCATTATTTTCTTGCCCATATTAAGTTTCAGACTGATACCAACGAATATTATGAGCTGGTGCGGTCCAGAACGCCTCCTGGTCAGCCCATTGATCTGATTGCCACTGTCCGGCCTTATGATGACCCTGAAACCGATACCTTTTTTTATCGTTTCCGAAAGATCCATTCCACTCTTGTTCACAAGACCCATATGGTTGTTCATTTTGATAGCTGGATGCTGGCCCGCTTCAAGGAATTATTTATTATGTCGAAATGGGTAGAGGAGCCACATCTTGTCGGCTACGACATCAAGCTCAGTGCCAATCCCTTTGTTGTTTTTGAACAGATCCCGGCTACCTCCCGCTATCGTTTCCTTCTGGATAATGCGCACTATATCATCATGACCTTTATTCGCGGTCCGGTCTGCCGAGGGCAGGTTGCGCTCAATGTGATTAACGATCATTTCTGGATCATGTTTTTTGATCCGAAATATGATCTGAGTATCAAGTATCCGGGCTTTCTCCGTATGAATGAGAACAATCTGATAATGCCTATTGAGCGAGGCTCGGAATTTTCCATGAAGGAAATGATTACTGCTGTTATCGATAATAAGTACCATCAAGCATCGCTCCGCTATCTTCGATCCCGGCAGGATTTTTATACAGCCAATTATGATAAAGGGCTGGGCTATGAAGCGATCTGGAAAGGCGAACGGGTCAAAGATGCACCGCTGCTGACAGTGTATCGCCATTTTGACAGTGCATCCGTGCATCGGGGCGTCCTGGGCAGTCTGCCTCGAACGCTTTGGGTGGTTGATTATCCTTTGCTTGAGCGCATTTATTATTCTCTGGTTGCTGGCTTTGATGTGTACGGCACGCTGGGCCATCAGACAGCAGTACGTCTGTACATGGATAAGTTACGCCGGGAAGGCGAGCTTGGTTTTCTCAATTTTATGCCAGCGGATCAGCGGATAAAGATGCAACAGTCCTGGTACCTCGGTGCGGAGAGTACTTTACTTGATGCCACAGCTCCTTTTCTGCCTGCCGCAATTTCCTTTACTTCGGATGATCCGAAAAGAGAGTTTATCGAGCACATCGTTCGTCAAGAGATCCCGCCTTCAGCAGAGATAAGCTTTGATCCGGTAAATTATCTCAAGGCGGACAGCAGTGCGCCGCCGGTACCAGCGCGTCTGGAAACGGATCAGGAAATCCTGAAAGGATTTCGCGCGGTGACCGGGCCGGATTCGGCACTGTTGTCGTATTTCAACAGTTATAAGGCCAATCTGGCGTTTGTCCGCATAGTGCGCGAGAACAGACCGGATGCCTGTTTTACCATCGTGGTCAATCGCTGGCATGATAATGTCTCTTATTACGCTATGCTCCTTGAAAAAAATGTGCTGGATTCCTCAAAGGACAATCTGGATATTCTGCCCGGTTTTGTCGGGTCATATCCGAATTATTTTTTCAAAATTCATGAGCAGGAACTTCCAGATTTCCTAGAACTGCTGTCCAATAAAGAAAAGGCGGAAGAGGCTGAGATCGACCGTTTTGTCGGGTACGGCATCAACCGGGCTGACCCGCAATTTTGGCAGGAGTATGATTGGTTTCAGCAACGCTTTTTTCAGGAACAACCGGTTGAAGCAGGGCTTTTTGATTTAAATCGCTATCATCCTTTGGCGCGGACCAGAGAGTAA
- a CDS encoding polysaccharide biosynthesis tyrosine autokinase, which translates to MYPEESTAEKSQQVTSKHLIDYLRVLQKRKWLIMTVAAIIFLTTALSTFSKIPLYTATTDVLVEKNQDKGRLEGLSSSIAWDPDFKATQFELIRSFNVAFRAVKNQQLDTEYKHYFLGSTPSASSGLIESVRKSATSLLSSLIRFDSALNIPDTADGGSQDKIIPRSESKSDAEQIAAMIQSALTLTPVRDTKIVKISYTHRVPEIARLVANALVQAYIEEILDIKTSTTRQSLNWMTVKADEERKKLEDSERALQEYMRKNDIVTVENKITILPERLSQFSSDLSAAQTEEKKHAAVYRQIKQAGKNEKKLEAIPLLSDNSELQALRGELFSAEQSMRELSKRYGEKHPMMIKARADQELLRKKKRGEIERVIKVAKNNYELAKTRVKDLAKMMEKTKAEMLNMNELFVQYTILNRDKEMNRTVYDALSSSIKKTNVTAQSMDIRIWAIKKADLPLAPSKPNKKKELILGLAIGLSIGIALVFFLDYLDNTVSAGEELEKRYGLNVLGAVEELPKKSKNIETFIQDNPLSAFTESYRLIRSSLLLSTPDRPPRTLLITSMMQQEGKSTTTKNLAYILAQNDKKVLIVDCDMRRPTQHSMFEVDNSYGLSNYLSGNTDEQQASMIKQVPDSKISVLPSGPIPPNPAELLGSKRMKTLLNKSIERFDFVLLDSPPVQQVTDGLLLAGLVDGTVTVLRSGRTTFDMLDSGIKKLRESQAQLLGFVLNRVTKKNAGQGYYGYYSYYSRKGKGGYYTEQKKG; encoded by the coding sequence ATGTATCCAGAAGAATCTACAGCAGAAAAGTCTCAACAGGTAACGTCCAAACATCTCATTGATTATCTTCGTGTTTTACAGAAGAGAAAATGGTTGATTATGACGGTTGCAGCAATAATTTTTCTGACAACAGCATTATCTACTTTTTCAAAAATACCGTTGTATACGGCAACTACTGATGTTTTGGTTGAAAAAAATCAGGATAAGGGTCGTCTTGAGGGGCTGTCGAGCTCTATTGCATGGGATCCTGATTTTAAGGCAACCCAGTTTGAGCTGATACGCAGTTTCAATGTAGCTTTCAGGGCTGTGAAGAATCAGCAGCTTGATACAGAGTACAAGCATTATTTTTTAGGAAGTACTCCTTCTGCTTCTTCCGGTCTCATTGAGTCGGTAAGAAAGTCTGCAACATCCTTGTTGTCGTCATTAATACGTTTCGACTCAGCTTTGAATATTCCCGATACAGCTGATGGGGGGAGCCAAGATAAAATAATACCCAGGAGTGAGTCAAAAAGTGACGCAGAACAGATTGCTGCCATGATTCAGAGTGCGCTCACACTTACTCCTGTGCGCGATACAAAAATCGTCAAAATAAGCTATACACATCGAGTTCCAGAGATTGCCCGACTTGTTGCTAATGCCTTGGTCCAAGCCTATATTGAAGAAATTTTGGATATCAAAACAAGTACTACGAGGCAAAGCCTGAACTGGATGACTGTCAAGGCAGATGAGGAAAGGAAAAAGTTAGAGGATTCGGAAAGAGCCTTGCAGGAGTACATGCGGAAAAACGATATTGTGACTGTGGAGAATAAAATAACTATTCTCCCGGAGCGTCTTTCCCAATTCAGCTCAGACCTCTCTGCCGCGCAAACAGAGGAGAAAAAACATGCCGCTGTCTATCGTCAGATAAAACAAGCCGGGAAGAATGAAAAAAAACTTGAGGCGATCCCTTTGCTCTCCGATAATAGCGAGCTGCAGGCTCTTCGTGGAGAACTTTTTTCTGCTGAGCAGAGCATGAGAGAGTTATCCAAAAGGTACGGTGAAAAGCATCCGATGATGATAAAGGCTCGGGCAGATCAGGAACTGTTGCGAAAAAAGAAGCGAGGAGAGATTGAACGGGTAATTAAGGTCGCCAAAAACAATTATGAACTTGCCAAAACGCGGGTTAAAGATTTAGCTAAGATGATGGAGAAGACAAAGGCAGAAATGCTGAATATGAACGAGCTGTTTGTTCAATATACCATCCTGAACCGAGATAAGGAGATGAACCGGACCGTGTACGATGCATTGTCGAGCAGTATTAAGAAAACCAATGTCACAGCGCAGTCCATGGACATTAGAATTTGGGCGATCAAAAAAGCGGATCTTCCCCTTGCTCCCTCAAAGCCAAATAAAAAGAAAGAATTGATACTCGGGTTGGCCATTGGTCTGAGTATTGGTATTGCCTTGGTCTTTTTTCTTGATTACCTCGACAATACGGTCTCAGCTGGCGAAGAGCTGGAAAAAAGGTACGGCCTGAACGTTCTCGGCGCAGTGGAGGAACTTCCGAAGAAGAGCAAGAATATTGAAACATTTATTCAAGATAACCCTCTTTCTGCTTTTACAGAAAGCTACAGGCTTATTCGCTCCAGTTTGCTTCTTTCCACTCCAGATCGTCCACCACGTACCCTCCTCATTACCAGTATGATGCAGCAGGAGGGGAAAAGTACCACAACCAAGAATCTTGCCTATATTTTAGCACAGAATGATAAAAAAGTTTTAATTGTCGACTGCGATATGCGGCGCCCAACACAGCATTCCATGTTTGAGGTGGATAATTCCTATGGGCTCAGTAATTATCTTTCCGGAAACACCGACGAACAGCAAGCAAGTATGATCAAGCAGGTTCCAGATAGCAAAATCTCGGTTCTCCCCTCTGGGCCAATACCTCCAAACCCTGCTGAGTTATTAGGGTCAAAAAGAATGAAAACACTACTCAATAAATCCATAGAACGTTTTGATTTTGTTCTTCTTGATTCCCCGCCAGTGCAACAGGTGACAGATGGTCTTTTATTAGCCGGTCTCGTTGATGGTACTGTTACTGTCCTTCGTTCTGGAAGAACCACCTTTGATATGCTGGACAGCGGTATAAAAAAATTACGGGAAAGTCAGGCCCAACTGTTGGGATTTGTCCTTAATCGCGTAACGAAAAAAAATGCCGGGCAGGGTTATTACGGATATTATTCGTACTATTCACGCAAAGGGAAGGGTGGGTATTATACGGAACAGAAGAAAGGCTAG
- a CDS encoding O-antigen ligase family protein produces MITVELLIALTGFFYFFPYFGEKAVCYRVPGLLPLLLLLAWMFFQTLPLPLPVVRVIVPNIFLAYQPGLDLPGLSSFDNWIPLTVNRKATLLEALRVSSYAFFYLVTVQLLTSSRRLLITIKTVSGLALCISFLSILQRITAPDTLFWFRKLTEGKTAFGPWVYKNHYAGFMVMLCPLVLSQFLIHRPSLDHLQTLREKILAFFSENGVTEYLFWGFGSIVILASVFLAQSRGGILSIICGILLFFLLIARHQKRLGKLPLLLLLTGLVIIVGWYSWEPIWERFSIIIDSGTGEIKDDRLLIWADALKIIADFPLTGSGFGTFVDIFPSYKSLPDDLLYEHAHNDFLELLTDGGLIAGGAGLWFIMSVLKSGYRQIRLRKDSVSVILAIGAFSGLAGLLVYSMSDFNLHNGANGLYFAFFCGLLVSAGNTRRHYQDSPTLLIPMRSSQRMRGMAFTALLIFFCATLLFQGRIALAERYYQQARLIASLSSLQSVVKREKMVKLLQEAKIIDPLTGLYAYGLANLRGLQQRNKEAVFLSSEAVMRQPMNFAYLQQLGHLIILADSSRAQQLLETGYRRANQKSLSFRTWAEFELSHYPRKQGLERLKKEFEQDPRILRVAYPFLGKYQLDQKEVAAVLPERTSAWIGFWDQMKREGKTEEYAFVLEYSLDFIDNDPKVSSRYFTEVARYYRTEKKEAKAEEVLRLGIRHLPSYAPFHILLGEIYLKRGDKDQAMKAYEQALLLDPKNEGLANSIRDAR; encoded by the coding sequence ATGATCACGGTAGAGTTGCTTATTGCTCTTACCGGATTTTTTTATTTTTTTCCATACTTCGGGGAAAAAGCAGTATGCTATCGAGTTCCAGGTTTGCTTCCGCTGCTGTTGCTGCTTGCCTGGATGTTTTTTCAAACCCTCCCCCTGCCTCTTCCGGTTGTGCGCGTGATTGTCCCGAACATCTTTCTGGCCTATCAACCGGGCCTTGATCTCCCCGGTCTGAGTTCTTTCGATAATTGGATTCCGCTGACAGTCAACCGTAAGGCAACCTTGCTGGAGGCCCTTCGGGTCAGTTCATACGCGTTTTTTTATTTGGTGACCGTTCAACTGCTCACCAGCAGCAGGAGGTTATTGATAACAATTAAGACGGTCAGCGGGCTGGCACTCTGTATTTCCTTCCTTTCTATTCTGCAAAGAATAACAGCACCTGATACTCTTTTCTGGTTTCGTAAATTGACTGAAGGAAAAACAGCCTTCGGTCCTTGGGTGTATAAGAATCACTATGCGGGCTTCATGGTTATGCTCTGTCCGCTCGTACTGTCGCAATTTTTGATCCACCGTCCTTCGTTGGACCATCTCCAGACACTCAGAGAAAAGATTCTTGCTTTTTTTTCGGAGAACGGAGTTACGGAATATCTCTTTTGGGGCTTTGGGAGCATTGTCATCCTTGCCTCAGTTTTTCTTGCCCAGTCACGTGGTGGCATTCTCAGTATTATTTGTGGGATATTGCTTTTTTTTCTTCTTATTGCCCGACACCAGAAGCGGCTAGGTAAACTCCCACTCCTCCTTCTTCTAACCGGATTAGTTATTATCGTGGGGTGGTACAGCTGGGAGCCTATTTGGGAGCGCTTCAGTATTATTATTGATAGTGGAACTGGAGAGATAAAGGATGATCGACTGCTGATCTGGGCAGACGCCCTGAAGATAATAGCGGATTTTCCCCTTACCGGAAGCGGTTTCGGGACCTTTGTGGATATCTTTCCCAGCTACAAAAGTCTCCCGGATGACCTTCTGTATGAACACGCTCATAATGATTTTTTGGAGTTGCTCACTGACGGGGGACTTATTGCCGGTGGGGCAGGTTTGTGGTTTATCATGAGTGTATTGAAGTCAGGGTACAGGCAGATCCGTTTAAGGAAGGACAGCGTCTCTGTCATTCTTGCAATTGGTGCATTCAGCGGTCTTGCCGGACTCCTTGTGTACAGTATGTCTGATTTTAATCTGCATAACGGAGCAAACGGGCTGTATTTTGCTTTTTTTTGTGGGTTGTTGGTGTCAGCCGGGAATACTCGGAGGCATTATCAGGATTCTCCTACCTTGCTGATTCCGATGAGGTCAAGTCAGCGGATGAGAGGGATGGCTTTCACCGCTCTGCTTATTTTTTTCTGTGCAACTTTGTTGTTCCAAGGAAGAATTGCCTTGGCTGAAAGATATTATCAGCAGGCAAGGCTGATTGCATCACTATCCAGCCTGCAATCAGTCGTCAAAAGAGAAAAAATGGTTAAGTTGCTTCAAGAGGCTAAAATCATTGATCCATTGACCGGATTGTATGCATACGGTCTGGCGAATCTAAGAGGATTGCAGCAGAGAAATAAGGAGGCTGTTTTTTTGTCCTCAGAAGCTGTGATGCGGCAACCTATGAATTTTGCTTATTTGCAACAGCTTGGTCATTTAATCATTCTTGCTGATTCGAGTAGAGCTCAGCAATTGCTGGAAACCGGCTATAGAAGGGCTAATCAAAAGTCTCTCTCTTTTCGAACATGGGCGGAATTTGAACTTTCTCATTATCCTAGGAAACAAGGACTTGAGAGATTAAAAAAAGAGTTTGAACAGGATCCCAGGATCCTGCGTGTTGCTTACCCCTTCCTGGGTAAGTATCAGCTTGATCAGAAGGAAGTAGCCGCAGTGCTGCCGGAGCGGACATCTGCCTGGATAGGCTTTTGGGATCAAATGAAGAGGGAGGGCAAAACAGAAGAGTATGCATTTGTCTTGGAATATTCTCTTGATTTCATTGATAATGATCCCAAGGTGTCTTCACGCTATTTTACCGAGGTGGCCCGTTATTATCGCACAGAAAAAAAAGAGGCAAAGGCCGAAGAAGTGTTGCGGCTTGGTATTCGGCATTTGCCGAGTTATGCACCTTTTCATATCCTTCTCGGTGAGATATATTTAAAGAGAGGGGATAAGGATCAGGCGATGAAAGCATATGAACAGGCTTTACTGCTTGATCCTAAGAATGAAGGGCTTGCGAACAGCATCAGGGATGCAAGATGA